The Mytilus trossulus isolate FHL-02 chromosome 3, PNRI_Mtr1.1.1.hap1, whole genome shotgun sequence genome contains a region encoding:
- the LOC134712498 gene encoding myosin-VIIa-like isoform X1 — protein MEKNAEHNVYPRLQVHGDHVWLEPETKGEFVVAIGGRVKFTQSGKIQVIDDDGKEVWLDGKTQIKHMHPTSVEGIEDMIGLGDLNEAGILRNLFTRYMENLIYTFTGSILVAVNPYQVLPIYTSEQIKLYSDRKIGELPPHVFAIADNSYYNMKRYRHDQCIIISGESGAGKTESTKLILQFLAAVSGHHSWIAQQILEANPIMEAFGNAKTIRNDNSSRFGKYIDIHFNEKGTIEGSRIEQYLLEKSRIVNQAHDERNYHIFYCMLAGLSADERKQLDLKDATHYYYLTQGGDISVEQRDDGKEFADIRSAMKVLTFSDAEIWEIFKILSFLLHIGNIKYSEIEMDNIEASEIIDIQYVNKAGKSLEVRAQDLIDALTTRTIITRGESVTVTMPPEGSCDVRDAFVKGVYGRMFVWIVDKINLAIYKPKKSPNQFRSSIGVLDIFGFESFDHNSFEQLCINYANENLQQFFVQHIFKLEQEEYNNEGISWKHIEFIDNQDTLDLIGAKPMNIISLVDEESKFPKGTDQTMLNKLHQQHGTNKNYIKPKAEISVMFGLNHFAGLVFYDCRGFLEKNRDTFSPDLLQLIQSSSNKFIVNLFKHDIEIGADTRKRAPTLGAQFKKSLDSLMKTLEACQPFFVRCIKPNEYKRPLDFDRELCCKQLRYSGMMETIRIRRAGYPIRHRFRDFVDRYRILANGIGPSHKEDCRLASEKICKAVLQGMDFQLGRTKVFLKDAQDVYLEQQRELALTRKILILQKTIRAWHCRRRFLKMKGSCVTIQTTWRSYIERKRFLLMRQGYQRLQAMIRSRILTARFNAMRGIIIDVQRYCRGFIVRKWASRRMESVVKIQALVRTMIAQKKYRRQKIEYRKRVEAEQLKKQEEAVLKKKMTDKKAKIEAEKIYQERLARIGDEVIMAEVEDKKRAEQKKKEIAEAERLKDEPVSESKLIDELFGDVHDRDTGEGPVSFKDLEHRRREIMNGELDLDAPPLPMPEDEEDISEYKFAKFTAMYFQGNNNHTYIRRTLKEPLLPLKNDGDKLAALAVWITILRFMGDLPEPKYMAAVADTRDTTPVMTKIYSTLGRKFNKKDLEEAQQMGFNIENEPMNMRQGKRSMRKKLVSLTLKKKSKITEDVREKLAQEYDVGFTSGGNALLDDRPTSNLEKLHFIIGHGILRPDLRDEIYCQICKQLTQNPSKSSHARGWILLSLCVGCFAPSDKFLKYLRNFIHEGPPGYAPYCEERLRRTFANGTRNQPPSWLELQATKSKKPLMLPITFMDGNTKTLLADSATTAKELCQQLAEKIGLKDQFGFSLYIALFDKVSSLGGGGDHVMDAISQCEQYAKEQGAQERNAPWRLFFRKEIFAPWHDPGEDLTATTLIYQQVVRGIKFGEYRCDKDDDLAMIAAQQYYIEHGSGVNMDRLSNLLASYIPDSSLSKPNAMNQYINLVTQKLKTNYFSNERIKPNKVKEDIVSYAKYKWPLLFSRFYEAYKFAGPSLPKNDVIIAVNWTGVYVVDDQEQVLLELSFPEITAVSSSRTGKMHGQSFTLATVKSDEYTFTSPNAEDIRDLVVTFLEGLKKRSKYVIALQDYVPPDTAKDLKNGDGGSFLTFNKGDLIVLNQQSGESVMNSGWCVGECIRTSQKGDFPAECVYVLPTITKPPMEILNLFMQSGDQAEKMLASNTQDTPVDQGEKPYTLEEYSYDHFRPPPKRTLSKTLSTARRKRPDDLWRYSKEPLKQPLLKKLLGKDDLCQEACMCYLAILKYMGDHPSKRGRVANEHTDQIYEPPLRSGTMGHSSEILRDEIYCQLMKQLTENRNEISDRRGWELMWLATGCFVPSTNLVKELYSFLRSKSKNQIAQDCVHRVQKTLRNGTRKYPPHQVEVEAIQHKTTQILHKVYFPDDTDEAFEVESSTRAKDFCHNIATKLMLTSSEGFSLFVKIADKVISVPEGDFFFDFVRHLTDWIRKARPSRDGAPPSFTYQVFFMKKLWTNTVPGKDRQADIIFHYHQELPKLLRGYHKCSEEEASILAALIYRVKFGDNKAGLANIPRLLRELVPSDLVKKQSPDDWKRGIITHFNKNGGMSPEDAKIEFLKVIYKWPTFGSAFFEVKQQTEPQYPEILLIAINKNGMNLIDPKSKDILATHPFTKISNWSSGNTYFHTTIGNLVRGSKLLCETSLGYKMDDLLTSYISLMLTNMNRQKTIKK, from the exons atggAAAAGAATGCTGAACATAATGTGTATCCACGACTACAGGTACAT GGAGACCATGTGTGGCTGGAGCCAGAGACGAAGGGAGAATTTGTTGTGGCCATTGGAGGGAGGGTCAAGTTCACACAGTCTGGTAAGATCCAAGTGATCGATGATGATGGCAAAGAAGTATGGCTGGATGGGAAGACACAGATCAAACACATGCACCCTACATCAGTGGAAGGAATCGAAGACATGATTGGGTTAGGTGATCTAAACGAGGCTGGAATCCTGAGGAATTTGTTTACAAGATACATGGAAAATCTTATATAC ACATTCACAGGTTCCATCCTTGTAGCTGTTAACCCATACCAAGTTCTTCCTATCTACACCAGTGAACAGATTAAACTGTACAGTGACAGGAAAATAGGAGAGTTACCTCCTCATGTATTTGCCATAGCAGATAATTCATACTATAACATGAAAAGATACAGACATGACCAATGTATTATTATCAG tGGTGAATCAGGTGCTGGTAAAACAGAAAGTACAAAGCTAATTCTACAGTTCTTAGCTGCTGTCAGTGGTCATCACTCATGGATTGCTCAACAAATTCTAGAGGCTAACCCTATTATGGAAG CCTTTGGAAATGCCAAGACCATTAGAAATGACAATTCTAGTAGATTTGGTAAATACATAGACATTCACTTCAATGAGAAAGGAACAATAGAGGGCTCAAGAATAGAACAATACTTGTTAGAGAAGTCGAGAATAGTTAACCAGGCACATGATGAGAGGAATTATCATATATTCTACTGTATGTTGGCTGGACTGTCAGCTGATGAAAGAAAACAGTTAGATCTCAAAGATGCAACCCATTATTATTATCTAACACAG GGAGGAGACATTAGTGTGGAACAGAGGGATGACGGAAAAGAATTTGCTGACATCCGATCAGCTATGAAAGTATTGACATTTAGTGATGCAGAAATCtgggaaattttcaaaattctgtcTTTTCTACTTCATAttggaaatataaaatacagTG aAATTGAAATGGACAATATTGAAGCCAGTGAAATCATAGATATACAGTATGTCAACAAAGCTGGAAAATCATTAGAG GTCAGAGCTCAAGATTTGATAGATGCATTGACAACCAGGACAATCATAACACGAGGAGAAAGTGTGACTGTTACCATGCCACCAGAAGGGTCATGTGATGTCAGAGATGCCTTTGTGAAAGGTGTCTATGGTAGAATGTTTGTGTGGATTGTAGACAAGATTAACTTGGCCATATACAAACCTAAGAAATCTCCAAACCAGTTTAGATCTAGTATTGGTGTGCTGGATATATTTGGATTTGAAAGTTTTGATCACAACAG CTTTGAACAGCTGTGTATTAACTATGCCAATGAAAATCTTCAACAGTTCTTTgttcaacatatatttaaacttgaacag gaaGAATATAATAATGAAGGCATCAGTTGGAAACACATAGAATTCATTGACAATCAAGATACACTGGATTTGATTGGTGCAAAACCAATGAATATTATATCGCTGGTCGATGAAGAGAGTAAATTTCCTAAG GGCACAGATCAGACTATGTTGAACAAACTTCATCAACAGCATGGtactaataaaaattatattaaaccTAAAGCAGAAATCAGTGTCATGTTTGGTCTCAACCACTTTGCTGGATTGGTGTTCTATGATTGTAGAG GCTTTTTGGAGAAGAATCGAGACACATTTAGTCCAGATCTTTTACAGTTGATTCAGTCTTCTAGCAATAAATTCATTGTGAATCTATTTAAACATGACATAGAAATAGGAGCAGACACAAGAAAGAGAGCACCAACTCTTGGAGCCCAGTTCAAAAAATCTCTAGACTCATTGATGAAGACATTAGAAGCTTGTCAACCATTCTTTGTTAGATGTATCAAACCTAATGAATATAAGCGGCCATTG GATTTTGACCGAGAACTATGCTGTAAACAGTTAAGATATTCTGGTATGATGGAGACTATCAGAATCAGAAGAGCAGGGTATCCCATAAGACATAGATTTAGGGACTTTGTAGACCGATACAGAATATTAGCAAATGGCATTGGACCATCTCATAAAGAAGATTGTCGGTTGGCAtcagaaaaaatatgtaaagcTGTTTTACAGGGAATGGATTTTCAACTTGGTAGAACTAAAGTTTTCTTAAAG gATGCTCAAGATGTGTATCTAGAACAACAAAGAGAACTCGCCTTAACAAGGAAAATTCTAATTCTGCAAAAGACCATTAGAGCGTGGCATTgcaggagaagattcttgaaaatGAAGGGAAGTTGTGTCACTATACAGACTACTTGGAGATCATACATTGAAAGAAAACGCTTCTTATTG ATGAGACAGGGTTACCAGAGATTACAAGCTATGATCAGATCCAGAATTCTAACAGCCAGGTTTAATGCTATGAGAGGAATCATCATTGATGTTCAG AGATACTGCCGAGGCTTCATAGTACGGAAATGGGCCTCCAGGAGAATGGAGTCAGTAGTTAAGATTCAGGCTTTAGTCAGAACAATGATAGCACAGAAAAAATACAGAAGACAGAAAATAGAA TACAGAAAACGTGTAGAAGCAGAACAACTGAAAAAACAAGAGGAAGCTGTTCTGAAAAAGAAGATGACTGACAAAAAGGCTAAAATTGAAGCCGAGAAAATTTACCAG GAGCGTTTGGCAAGAATTGGGGATGAAGTCATTATGGCTGAAGTTGAAGATAAAAAGAGGGCTGAACAGAAGAAAAAAGAGATTGCAGAAGCAGAGAGATTGAAGGATGAACCTGTCAGTGAAAGTAAACTG ATTGATGAGTTATTTGGAGACGTTCATGATAGAGATACTGGAGAGGGACCTGTGTCTTTTAAG GATTTAGAACACAGAAGAAGAGAGATAATGAATGGAGAGCTAGATTTAGATGCCCCTCCCCTCCCAATGCCGGAGGATGAGGAGGACATATCAGAATATAAGTTTGCTAAGTTTACTGCTATGTACTTCCAAGGGAATAATAATCATACTTACATCAGACGAACATTAAAAGAACCATTACTGCCATTGAAGAATGATGGAGATAAGCTG gCTGCATTAGCTGTGTGGATAACTATTTTAAGATTCATGGGAGATTTACCTGAACCAAAATATATGGCAGCTGTGGCTGATACAAGA GACACTACTCCTGTAATGACAAAAATCTACTCCACATTGGGCAGAAAATTCAACAAGAAAGATTTGGAGGAGGCCCAACAGATGGGCTTTAATATT GAAAATGAACCCATGAACATGAGACAAGGCAAGAGAAGCATGAGGAAGAAACTTGTGTCCTTGACATTGAAGAAAAAGTCCAAAATAACAGAGGATGTCCGGGAGAAATTGGCACAGGAATATGATGTTGGTTTCACATCTGGAGGAAATGCTCTCTTGGATGACAGACCTACATCAAACTTAGaaaaacttcattttatcaTAGGACATGGTATTCTGAGACCAGATTTAag AGACGAGATTTACTGCCAGATATGTAAACAGTTAACACAGAACCCATCAAAGTCCAGTCATGCAAGAGGTTGGATCTTGTTATCACTTTGTGTTGGATGTTTTGCCCCATCAGATAAG TTTCTAAAATATCTTAGGAATTTCATACATGAAGGTCCACCTGGATATGCACCTTATTGTGAAGAGAGATTAAGGAGAACATTTGCAAATGGAACAAGAAACCAGCCTCCAAGTTGGTTAGAATTACAAGCCACAAAATCTAAAAAGCCATTGATGCTTCCCATTACATTCATGGATGGtaatacaaaaacattattaGCAGATTCAGCAACTACTGCCAAAGAACTCTGTCAACAATTAGCAGAGAAAATAGGATTAAAAGATCAATTTGGATTCTCATTGTATATAGCATTATTTGACAag GTATCTTCTCTTGGTGGAGGTGGTGACCATGTAATGGATGCCATATCTCAGTGTGAACAATATGCCAAAGAACAAGGTGCTCAGGAACGTAATGCTCCGTGGAGATTGTTTTTCAGGAAGGAGATCTTTGCTCCATGGCACGATCCTGGTGAAGATTTAACAGCAACCACATTAATCTATCAGCAAGTAGTCAGGGGTATCAAGTTTGGTGAATACAGATGTGATAAG GATGATGATTTAGCCATGATTGCTGCCCAGCAGTACTACATAGAACATGGTAGTGGAGTTAACATGGACAGATTATCTAACTTGTTAGCCTCATACATCCCAGACTCATCACTCAGTAAACCTAATGCTATGAATCAGTACATAAATCTGGTTactcaaaaacttaaaacaaattatttctcTAATGAAAGGATTAAACCAAACAAAGTGAAGGAAGACATTGTAAGCTATGCAAAATACAAGTGGCCATTATTGTTTTCACGCTTTTATGAAGCCTATAAATTTGCTGGCCCTAGCTTGCCAAAGAATGATGTGATTATTGCTGTGAATTGGACTGGTGTATATGTTGTGGATGACCAGGAACAAGTTTTACTAGAGTTGTCTTTCCCTGAAATCACTGCTGTTTCCAGTAGTAG AACTGGGAAAATGCATGGACAGAGCTTTACATTAGCTACTGTGAAATCTGATGAATATACATTTACTTCCCCTAATGCTGAGGACATCAGAGATTTAGTGGTTACTTTTCTAGAGGGTCTGAAAAAACGCTCCAAATATGTGATAGCATTGCAAGATTATGTTCCACCAG ATACTGCTAAAGATTTGAAAAATG GTGATGGTGGTTCTTTCTTGACCTTCAACAAGGGAGATTTAATTGTATTGAACCAACAAAGTGGTGAGTCTGTGATGAACTCTGGATGGTGTGTAGGAGAGTGTATCAGAACTTCACAGAAAGGAGATTTCCCTGCTGAATGTGTTTATGTGCTTCCAACTATTACTAAACCACCCATGGAAATCCTT AACTTATTTATGCAATCTGGTGACCAAGCTGAAAAAATGCTGGCGTCTAACACCCAAGACACCCCAGTAGACCAAGGAGAAAAACCTTACACCTTAGAGGAATACTCATATGATCATTTCAG GCCACCACCAAAGAGAACATTATCAAAGACATTATCAACAGCCAGACGGAAGAGACCAGATGATTTATGGAGATACAGCAAAGAACCATTAAAGCAACCTCTACTTAAAAAGTTACTTGGCAAAGATGACTTGTGTCAAGAAGCTTGCATGTGTTACTTAG CTATTTTGAAATACATGGGAGATCATCCATCCAAACGTGGACGTGTAGCCAATGAACATACAGACCAGATATATGAACCACCATTAAGAAGT GGAACTATGGGCCACAGTTCT GAGATTTTGAGAGATGAAATTTACTGCCAGTTGATGAAACAGTTGACTGAAAATAGAAATGA GATCAGTGATAGGAGAGGCTGGGAGTTAATGTGGCTGGCCACAGGATGCTTTGTACCCAGTACAAATCTTGTTAAAGAATTATATAGCTTCCTCAGATCAAAGAGTAAAAATCAAATAGCTCAAGATTGTGTTCATAGAGTTCAGAAGACACTAAG gAATGGTACAAGAAAATACCCACCACATCAGGTAGAAGTTGAAGCCATACAACATAAGACCACTCAGATCTTACATAAAGTTTACTTCCCTGATGACACAGATGAG GCATTTGAAGTAGAATCTAGCACCAGAGCCAAAGATTTCTGTCACAATATAGCTACAAAGTTAATGTTAACTTCATCTGAAGGATTCagtttatttgtcaaaattgcTGATAAAG TGATAAGTGTTCCTGAAGGAGATTTCTTCTTTGACTTTGTCAGACATTTGACAGATTGGATCAGAAAAGCCAGACCATCCAGAGATG GAGCGCCACCGTCTTTTACATATCAAGTATTCTTCATGAAGAAGTTATGGACGAACACAGTTCCTGGTAAAGACAGACAAGCTGATATCATCTTCCATTATCATCAG GAGTTGCCTAAACTTTTGAGAGGATATCATAAATGCAGTGAAGAGGAGGCATCAATACTAGCTGCTTTGATATACAGGGTCAAGTTTGGTGATAACAAGGCTGGCTTAGCAAACATACC GCGATTATTACGAGAGTTAGTTCCCAGTGATTTAGTAAAGAAACAATCACCAGATGACTGGAAACGG GGCATAATAAcccattttaacaaaaatggtGGAATGTCTCCTGAAGACGCCAAGATTGAGTTCTTAAAGGTGATTTACAAATGGCCAACATTTGGTTCTGCATTCTTTGAAGTTAAG caaCAGACAGAGCCACAGTACCCAGAGATTTTATTAATTGCAATTAACAAAAATGGAATGAATCTAATTGATCCTAAATCAAAG GATATCCTAGCCACACATCCATTTACAAAGATATCAAACTGGAGTAGTGGTAATACTTATTTCCATACAACTATTGGTAACTTAGTACGAGGAAGTAAATTGTTGTGTGAAACATCATTG